A stretch of DNA from Micromonospora sp. NBC_01813:
CGTCGTCGAGGAAGCCGAGCAGCCGCCAGGTCGGGGCGGCCGCGTTGACCGCGACGATCGCCGCGGCGGTCTCCCGGGCGAAGCCGCCGGCGCCGACGATCAGCAGGTCCCTCATCGGCTGGCCAGTTTGCGCAGCACCGCGACGATGTGGTCCTGGTCGTCCTCGGTGATCAGGTGGTGCAGCGGCAGGATCAACGAGTCCCGGGTCAGCCGCTCGGTCACCGGCAGCGGGGCCGGGGTGGCGTGGGCGTACGCCGGCTCCAGATGGGCGGCCATGATGCCGCGCCGCGCCGACACCCCGGCGGCGGCCAACTCGGTCAGCACCTCGTCGCGACCGACGCCGTACGCCGGGTCGATGCGCACCCAGAACGACTGGAAGTTGGTCTCGCCGTACGCCGGGTCGACCACCGGGACCAGCCCGTCGATCCCGGCGAGCAGCTGGTGGTAGCGGGCGGCGAGCGCCCGGCGGCCGGCGACCAGACCAGGCAGCCGGCCCACCTGGACCAGGCCGACCGCCGCCTGGATGTCGGTCATCCGGTAGTTGAAGGCGGTCTCCAGGTACGCCTCCAGCACCGGCTGGGCGCTGGCGTGCCGATCGGCGGCGGAGACGTTCATGCCGTGTTCGCGCAGCCGGCGCAGCCGGACCGCCCCGTCGGCGTCGTCCAGGGTCAGCATGCCGCCCTCGCCGGTGGTGATCACCTTGCGCGGGTGGAACGACCAGGCGGAGACCGTCGCCCCGGCGCCGACCGGTCGCCCGTACGCGCGGGAGCCGGCGGCGCAGGCCGCGTCCTCGATCAGCGGTACGCCCCAGCCGGCGGCCGCCGAACGCAACGCGGCCGTGTCGAACGGCATGCCACCCTGGTGGACCGCGATCACCGCCCGGGTACGCGGCGTGCGT
This window harbors:
- a CDS encoding DegT/DnrJ/EryC1/StrS family aminotransferase, with the translated sequence MSETTRRIQVMLPMLGEEEEQAAAAAIRSGWVAQGPRVAQFEREFAAAVGADHGVAVSSCTTALHLALVLHGVGPGDEVVVPSLSFIATANAVRHAGAEPVFADVDLDTGNLTVETIEAVRTPRTRAVIAVHQGGMPFDTAALRSAAAGWGVPLIEDAACAAGSRAYGRPVGAGATVSAWSFHPRKVITTGEGGMLTLDDADGAVRLRRLREHGMNVSAADRHASAQPVLEAYLETAFNYRMTDIQAAVGLVQVGRLPGLVAGRRALAARYHQLLAGIDGLVPVVDPAYGETNFQSFWVRIDPAYGVGRDEVLTELAAAGVSARRGIMAAHLEPAYAHATPAPLPVTERLTRDSLILPLHHLITEDDQDHIVAVLRKLASR